From the genome of Vicia villosa cultivar HV-30 ecotype Madison, WI linkage group LG2, Vvil1.0, whole genome shotgun sequence, one region includes:
- the LOC131650501 gene encoding protein DETOXIFICATION 27-like: protein MSNKKLASPLGEAKVPLLSPNEEEEEPQTLRRKVLIESKKLWHIAGPAIFSRIASYSMLVITQIFAGHLGDLELAAISIANNVIVGFDFGLLLGMASALETLCGQAFGAKQYHMLGVYMQRSWIVLFVCCIFLLPIYLFATPVLRVLGQPENLAVLSGEVAMWLIPLHFAFAFQFPLNRFLQSQLKTAAIAWASLIALLFHIFVSWLFVYKFQLGVIGTAATLNSWWVLTVGLYVYTVYGGCPLTWKGFSMEAFSGLWEFLKLSAASGVMLCLENWYYRILILMTGNLPNAEIAVDALSICMTINGLEMMIPLAFFAATGVRVANELGAGNGKGAKFATIVAVLTSLTIGLFFWILILALHNKFGYIFTTSKPVLDEVSKLSLLLAFTILLNSIQPVLSGVAVGSGWQSYVAYINLGCYYIIGVPLGFLMGWYFKQGVMGIWAGMIFGGTATQTLILCLITLRCDWEKEAAKAKLHITKWSDRKQQLN from the exons ATGTCGAACAAAAAACTAGCTTCACCTTTAGGAGAAGCAAAGGTTCCATTATTATCaccaaatgaagaagaagaagaaccacaAACACTTAGAAGAAAAGTTTTGATTGAATCAAAGAAGCTATGGCATATAGCAGGCCCTGCAATTTTCAGCCGAATTGCATCCTATTCCATGTTGGTCATCACTCAAATCTTTGCTGGCCATCTCGGTGACCTCGAACTTGCTGCCATCTCCATCGCCAATAATGTTATCGTTGGCTTCGATTTCGGACTCTTG tTGGGAATGGCGAGTGCATTAGAAACACTATGTGGACAAGCATTTGGTGCAAAACAATATCACATGTTAGGAGTATACATGCAACGATCATGGATAGTATTATTCGTTTGCTGCATTTTTCTGTTACCGATATATCTTTTCGCGACGCCGGTGTTAAGAGTGTTGGGACAACCAGAGAACTTAGCGGTATTATCAGGAGAAGTTGCAATGTGGCTGATACCGTTACATTTCGCATTTGCGTTTCAGTTTCCTCTCAATAGATTCTTACAGAGTCAGCTTAAAACCGCCGCTATAGCTTGGGCTTCTCTGATTGCACTCTTGTTTCATATTTTTGTTAGCTGGTTGTTTGTTTATAAGTTCCAGCTTGGTGTGATTGGAACTGCTGCTACTTTGAATTCTTGGTGGGTCCTAACGGTTGGGCTTTATGTTTATACTGTTTATGGCGGTTGTCCTTTGACATGGAAAGGGTTTTCAATGGAGGCTTTTTCTGGCCTTTGGGAATTTCTTAAACTCTCTGCTGCTTCTGGTGTTATGCTATG TTTGGAGAATTGGTATTATAGAATTCTGATATTGATGACTGGGAATCTACCTAATGCAGAGATTGCTGTAGATGCTTTGTCCATTTG TATGACAATAAATGGTTTGGAGATGATGATTCCATTGGCATTCTTTGCAGCAACGGG AGTAAGGGTTGCAAACGAGCTTGGAGCTGGAAATGGAAAAGGAGCAAAATTTGCTACTATTGTAGCTGTGTTGACATCATTAACAATAGGACTTTTCTTCTGGATATTAATTTTGGCATTGCACAATAAATTTGGTTACATATTTACTACGAGTAAACCTGTTCTTGATGAAGTAAGCAAGCTTTCTCTTCTATTAGCTTTTACTATTCTTCTCAACAGCATTCAACCAGTTCTATCAG GAGTGGCTGTTGGATCAGGATGGCAATCATATGTTGCGTACATAAATTTGGGTTGCTACTATATTATTGGGGTTCCTCTTGGATTTTTAATGGGTTGGTACTTTAAGCAAGGAGTTATG GGAATTTGGGCTGGGATGATATTTGGAGGAACAGCAACTCAGACCTTAATATTGTGTTTGATCACACTAAGGTGTGATTGGGAGAAAGAG